agtgaaacctaaaatgagtttgacacccctgatggAACTGATGTCGTGAGGAGAAGAGCGGCCCTTTATTCTGGGGGAGTGGGGAACTAATCCAGCAGCAGGTTCAAGTTAttggatgtgttgctatggtgatttagccaaAACCTGATCTATGTAATCTTATCCTGAAATTTATCCAGGTtcggttgtcatggagacggtGAATGCCCTCACTGTAGCAGTGGGTGGGGCGTCTGTGGGAGGCAGggtttcatttgtcttttctttttctacaacTGTTTTGTCATTTGCTCTTCTGTTGATGACAtgcttgttgccatggtgacattTATTCTAGGCAGGAAtaggttttttttaacctgaGCTGAGTGAAGTCCAAATTATTCTGTTAATGATACAGtaactgataataataatatagccCAGTGACTGATACAATTTCTAATCATAATAATCTTAACACAAGTAAGTGAAAATAATATGAATcagaatattaataaataataataataaacgtcATTTATATTccactttactttttttttaaatctcaaagtGCTACATAGCAATAAGCATCACAtccacaacaataaaaaaattgtAAGATAAAAGTAAGTAAGAATTAGAATAGGCCCTCTAACCAATATTTAATTTAGTTAGttttaagatatatatatatatatatgtatatttatttatttatttattactaatAATCATAATAGAAAATATGATGATGATCTTCATAGTACTAATACAATTACTACATGAGAATATTAATCATAATAGCAAATGTAATATGAATGGGTTTAAACCATCTGAGTAGGGACACATATTGTATAATATTGTATTATTCTCAATCTAGCACCATTAAAATTTTACGTTGAAACGGATCAGGACATTAATGTACTCAGTTTATGAATTTAAAgtccaaacatttcaaaatgatgaCACAGGAAGACAAATGGTTcgattatttcatttcaaataaccCACATTGATTATTGATGTTAGATCCGTCAACGCATGCGAGTCTGCGCGCGCATGGACGTGCGCATTCCCGAATCGTTGTGAGCGCGCCTCGCGGTGCTGATGGAGCGGATGCTCATTCAGCCTGCTGCTTTatcgatgaggaggaagaggaggagaaggaagatgaAGAGCAAGGGTCCTTCATCCGATCACAGCATCGATCTGCGATGATCGATCATCGGGGCGGCCGCGCCGATCGGCTCTTCTGATCCCGGATCGGAGCGGCTGCGCGTGGCGACAGTAATTCGATCGATTGATCGATCCCACCTGAGGTGAGACTATCAGCGGAGCGGAGGGCGGGCGGGCGGCAGGTCCCGGGCTGGAGACTGGGTTGTGGGTCACGATCCCCGGCGGAGGACGGCCAGATAGGAGCTCCTTCTCGAGCCAGTCTCCCTGGAGGAGTGGGTCACGCTAAGGCGGCATGGTTCCACGGTGACGTCATAAAGGTGTGGTGTCCCCCAGCTATCACGAGCTCCTGTTGAATGCCTCTCAGGTTGTAACCAGATGAGTCAACACCACCGATACCTCCAATCGATCTGCGGTTCTGACGCTCCTTTGCGGTGAAACACGTTGTTCAGTCGTGTTGTTATTATGGGATGTCCACACCCAGCGCCACGTGCCACTGTCTGCACTTATTTTGAAGAGACGGCGCGGTGTTTATCAGTCCGACGTTACTTGTTTACCTGACTACCGTCACATTgacaaaacaggaagtcaccagTGACGACACGATAAATCGATTATAAGACACTTGTCTGCTTCTCACCTGTAAAGAGCAggcaacaaacaggaagtcataaACGGTCACTTCCGGTTAGATCTATCGGCTACATGAAGTTTCACAGTTCAGATTCGTCCctatatttgtttttcatataTGTTTACGTGAAAATGTGTATCTGTGAAACACTTTACTGCTCGTTTTGACAAATAcgctttattgttattgttgttattatattACTATTATAAAAACACTTCAGAGAGCCAATCATCTCTCTGATCTGGGCACAGTCAGGTATTTCTATCTGATGAGGTCATTGATGACAACTTGTTGATTAAGTAGGATACAAATatacccagcatgcattgtgGTTGGTTCTGATTGGAACCGGCTCATGTCCAACAGCAACATAAACTGAAAAGTACATTAGCATAtacgttttatatatattgataATCACTGatatatagatgtataaatCTGCATAACTCAAGTTAATTGTATATATCTACTATGGTTGAGTATTCTCCACCATAAAAGAATAGTATTGTTCATTTTTaggtttaaatacatttttctaatGTCAAAATGAAAGTATATGTACTTCATGTTAAATCATCAATTTTATGCTTTGTGCATAAAAAttgatacaatacatacaattcatgtttatatatgtgtatatatgtatttatgtatatacaTCATACCTCATGTTGAAGTACACTGAGCGTATAAAGGCTACTTTATGTTGAAGTTGAAATGTCTATATGTCTATACATACTTAAGGTTAGAGTTGAAGtctatatgtgtgtgcatatacaCTTAACTATATATAGTTAAGTGTATATGTAATAAAATAACACTACTTTACCCATGTGCCTCAGCttctgttgctatggagacaaCTCCATCCAGAGGAGTGATGTCATTGTTACATCATAATCAGAAGCTGCTGCCCGGCAACAGAGTCTGAAGCTCTCTCATTCGATGGCTCCTACACCAATGCACTCTGGGACTTGTTTTTAACTCTTTTTATTCAAGGGTTAGTTCTGTCTGTGCCCACTCAGCAGCTGTATGTGTGATGTCACCCAGTTGACGGATTCTACCTATTACACACCACACTGAAGGGCCGTGGGTTAAAAGGTTATTGGCTCCCTGGCTGGAgttctcaaccaatcagattttAGTATTCAGAGTTGGGATTTTCTACATTGTTGCCATGCGAGAATTGGTTGCCTGACCTACATTtatcccccacacacacacattctcagacacacactcattcttCCTGTGTTATCTGTGTGTTTCTATCACATTTGTATGCAAATATCATTCACATTTAGACTAAAtagaaaatattaaatgtatcaCTTTTTTTGTCAGTCCACTGAAAGCTATTTAATTAAACATGATATCATCCACACACGGATAACAGGATCTGCAGTACACACCTTTCCATCAGTGACATGTATaaggcgatggtggcgcatagAGTAGAAAGGGAGTGCTGGGAACCACAAGGTCGGTGGCTTGAATGCTGGCTGCCCCCATgagccatgtcgaagtgtccttgagcaagacacccaacccctaatttcTTTATGTCGTCATCACACCGTGGAACCTCCTCTTTACGTCGTCATCACACCGTGAAACCTCCTCTTTATGTCGTCATCACACTGCGGAACCTCCTCTTTACGTGGGTCACACTGTGGAACCTCCTCTTTATGTCGTCATCAAACCGTGGAACCTCCTCTTTATGTCGTCATCAAACCGTGGAACCTCCTCTTTACGTCGTCATCACACTGTGGAACCTCCTCTACGTCATCATCACACCGTTGAACCTCCTCTTTATGTCGTCATCACACCGTGGAACCTCCTCTTTACGTCGTCATCACACTGCGGTACCTCCTTTTTATGTCGGTCACACTGCGGAACCTCCTTTTTACGTCGGTCACACTGTGGAACCTCCTCTTTACGTCGCCATCACACCGTGGAACCTCCTCTTTATGTTGTCATTACACTGTGGAACCTCCTCTTTATGTCGTCATCACACCGTTGAACCTCCTCTTTACGTCGTCATCACACTGCGGAACCTACTCTTTACGTCGGTCACACTGTGGAACCTCCTCTTTACGTCGCCATCACACCGTGGAACCTCCTCTTTATGTTGTCATTACACTGTGGAACCTTTTCTTTATGTCATCATCACACAGTGGAACCTCCTCTTTACGTCATCATCACACTGCGGAACCTCCTCTTTACGTCGGTCACACTGTGGAACCTCCTCTTTACGTCGGTCACACTGTGGAACCTCCTCTTTACGTCGTCATCACACTGCGGAACCTCCTCTTTACGTCGTCATCACACTGCGGAACCGCCTCTCTACGTCGGTCACACTGTGGAACCTCCTCTTTACGTCGTCATCACACAGTGGAACTTCCTCTTTACGTCGTCATTACACCGCTGAACCTCCTCTTTACGTCGTCATCACACTGCGGAACCTCCTCTCTACGTCGGTCACAGTGGAACCTCCTCTTTACGTCGTCATCACAACGTTGAACCTCCTCTTTACGTCGCCATCACACCATTGAACCTCCTCTTTACGTCGCCATCACACCATTGAACCTCCTCTTTACGTCGGTCACACTGTGGAACCTCCTCTTTACGTCGTCATCACACTGTGGAACCTACTCTTTATGTTATTGTCACACTGTGGAACCTCCTCCTTACGTCGTCATCATACTGTGGAACCTCCTCTTTACGTCGTCATCATACTGTGGAACCTCCTCTTTACGTTGGAAACACTGTGGAACCTCCTCTTTATGTTATTGTCACACTGTGGAACCTCCTCTTTACGTTATTGTCACACTGTGGAACCTCCTCTTTAcgcctcctcttttcttttctttaatccaTAAACatgtcttctgtctgtctgtccttcttTCTGCATGTCTCTTTGTCAGATTTTTTTGGACTTCTCTCCTTCTTTCGttgtttcttcaggtcaaaGCTCCTGAAGACTCTCCCTAGAGAGGCCAAACTGCAGCTAACACGTAGCAGCTAGCCCCAGGCGTCCTGTGCTTGGGGTCCAGGCTGTTGGATGGCCAATGGAGTGAAGTACTGGAGCTCTTATGAACCCAGGTGACctactgattgattgattgattgattgattgattgactgaaGTCTTCTGCAGCAAGCTTGAATGTGTTTCCTCCACAGTGACTGTCCAACATTATGAAGACAACGTTTGTGTTGAATTGATTGTGCTCTGCAGGTGATTGAGTGTGGCAGTGGGAGAGGGCGGGATCACATGGGAAACACCAGccatggaggtcaaaggtcaattcATCTCCACACCTGGTGAGAAAAGATAGAAGCAACTTGGTGTTGAAGTGTGTTAATGAGAAAAGGTGTTACAAGCTGTGTCTCAAttggctgcatccttgtagcctccaaCCTTCAGCAGCCTTCTGGTCTACGTGGGCTGAGTCCTTCAACACCGCACAGGCTGAACCGAGCGGGCAACCTGCTGCACTTAGAACCCCAATAACTTATAAAATATAGATATAGAAGGTAATCTATCTAAAAAGATATGCTTCTCCTCTGGAGCAGGATATTTTTCAGGCCGAGAGAAGGACTTGTTTTGctcattttaaattgaaattaaaTCAGTTAAGCCAAAAAGCCAAAGTTGTTTTCCACAAAaaccacaacagcaaacacatttattaacttgtttGCAAGTTGCATAGGATACAAGCTATTTTAACTGTAACTTCTTACTTGTaagatattacagaatatgtccacGGTACAGCAGCTTAACGTCAACACACATGGTTCACTTTCAGCTTgatgcttcctcctgctccataaaacacaactaactgtaaagttagtttataatcacacaacaaaaggaaaacgcAAGTTCAGTTTCTTTATTCTTTGTTCTTTTAGGTTCATAAGCTCTGCTTGagctcactttgatccatttctgttcataatatgaagtataaactatatataaaacGTCTCAGCCTCAAGAAGATATTAGTCAGCCTCTAAAGTGTGAAACTTAAGGcattaaagtgacttttcaaTAATAACTACAGACGAGCTGctcgtgtgtttgtttaaatgtgtgttggtacaTTGATGTTCATAAGAACATGGACCCAGGAGGGTTCAGGTTCATAGATTTCATAAGCTAAGATGTGATATATGTGATATGtgatatatgttatatattatattataacattcaTATCGGTTGATATTCGAGTGAATTCTATTACTCTTCCGCACTGATCACCCGCATCCGTCCTGAATAAAATTAAATCCTCgtcggcccgcactgcatgctgggatatgctgggccgcAAAGGATAGATTTGATGTGTCCTCCACATCGGCTCTCGACCGCGAGAAGCCGACGGGACGGGACAGACGAGTCGCAGCCGAGTCGCAACAGAACTGACATATGCATCCTTAAGGATGCATATGTCAGTTAGCGACTTTGAGACccagctacagtgtgtgtgtgtgtgtgtgtgtgtgtgtgtgagcagaccCTTCCACCTGTCCAGACAGGAAGTACAAGGAGCGAATGGCAGAGCTGCAGGAGCGGAGACGGGGCCTGCAGGCGCTGCTGAGCACTCGAGTGGCTGAGTTGAAACGCGTCTGTCTGCAGGAGGCGGTGAGTCATAAATGCACCCCTCCCTCCTACAGGGATAAGAGCTTGTCAGGGTAGGGTGTATCAGATCTGACTTGGTTCTGGACTGACCCGGGTCACACAGTCATGAGCTCATTGTCTCTATGATGTCACATCTgctgtgttgttattgtttagGAGCTGACGGGTGCGCTGCCCAGTGACTTCCCCCTGGAGGCGGGGGAGAAACCCCCCTCTGTACCACGGAGACGTGGAACTTCCCGAcaagcaaacaggaagtgccaAACAGAGGTGGGTAATGTGACCTTATGATTCATATCCATCCTGAATAGCGATCTGCTACCTTGTATAGATACTCACCtacatgtgtgttttcaggaggAATACTCTCAGCGTTCAAAGTCCAAGAAAACTTTGTTCAGTGGAGCTTTGCGGAAACACAGCGAccctgaacacaacacacacacacaccacggcaAAAGAACAGTACACCGAGGCTgccacacaggtaacacacctacacacacaccgttGGCAATAGATGTGTTTTCAGGATGATGAGGAATctgactgtgtatgtgtgtgtttccagatgACACAGTGAGGTCAGAGAGCAGCTCCACTTCAGACTCTACAGGTCTAGAAAACGGTAAAAAGTCACATCAATAAATCAAAGTTCAATTAGGAGaattatacataaataaatatgaagagAGATCgctcatgtgattggttgaaaatgAGGGCGACATCTGATTAGctacaaacaaatatacatatatgtgtacattggaatgtatttgtaaatcattctgtgtgcatttttaaattgaatatttgtgtgtattgttcTATGCGCATTTGTGAATCTTTTTGTTTGCATCTCtgtgcatttgcaattattgagactgatctgaccACATATCTTACTGCGCCTGGACAGATCCATCATTGACAACGTGTGTCTTTGAGGGACTTTGTATATTGTGTAATATTGATTTTGGTATTAGATCAGCAGAAGGCTTTTGATAGGGTGGATCATCAATTCTCTGGGGAACCATCACCTTATCgtggtggagaggtttgtgtgtccctATAACCCTATAACCATTTGGCCCCCATTTGGCGCCAGGATGGGGGAAGACTCTAAACAGACCTGGTAAACACGAGCACGTAGTGCAGATGAACCGGGAACGTCTGGAGGAGACCCCGGTCCAAAAGATTTTCAACTCAAAACTCCAGCGGAGCTTCTCGCACATTCCTGTAGAGGTAGGGAACATTGTTGAAAACTTCCATTACTGAAGCTGCGGCAGTGATTTGTGGCCTCATGGTGTTACCATCGAACCCTGTGGTGGACACCGGTGGTCAGGGAAGCCGTTGGACTGAAGAAGTCCTTCCGGGTTATGATATCCGGTGAGACTTCAGAGGCAGTTGCAGTGTACCGACAGGCTCAAagagcagcagcctctgccgTGATGGAGTCAATgggagtgtgggaggagttcgggGTAACTATGGAGAAGGACTTTCGGTCGCAAcaaagtgcttctggaagaccATCAGGAGGGGGAACCATTCAAGCTGTGTAGAGTAAGGATGGGACCCTGTTGACCGCAACTGAGGAGGTTATCGGGCGGTGGATggaacactttgaggaactcctgaatccaactactacCGCCCTCTTTGGTAGAGGCAGAGCcggcggtggaggagggatCATCGTCAATTTGCCTGGTGAGGGTCACTGACGTGGTCAAAGAACTCCGCAGTGGCAAAGCCCCGGAGATATTGAAAGCAATGTGTTTTGGGGGActgtcttggatgacacgcctACAGAACGTCTACATTGCATGGAAGTCTGGGACAGTGCCAAAAGAGTTCCAGACcggggtggtggtacctctctttaaaaagggggacctgagagtgtgtgccaattacaaGGGTATCCAATCCCTGTACAAGTCGGAGGCCTTTCCGGTAGTGGTTGGCCCTCGCCAGGGCTGCGCTTTGTCACCAAtcctgtttgtggttttcatggaaaGGATATCGAAGCAGAGTCGGGGGGAGAGTCTACAGTTTGGGGGGCTGCTTTTTACAGATGATGTTGTCCTGATGACATCTTCTGTCTGtgacctccaactctcactggagcagTGTGTAGCtgagtgtgaagcggttgggatgaaGATTAGCACCtctaaatctgaggccatgcAGTCCTCAGCAGGAAACCAATGGATTGCCTACTCTGAGTGAATAAGTTCCAGTACCTCGGGGTCTTAttcacgagtgaggggaagatggagtgtgaggtTGGCCGGAACAttcgagcggcggcggcggtatTGTACTCGCTTTACCGAAAACAAAGCTGAGCCAGAAGGtaaagctctcgatctaccggtcaatcttcgtTCCTACCTTCACCTATAGTCATGAAGGATAGATCATAACCGTAAGAACCATTTAATTTACAAGCGGCCAAAATGGTTGAATGAGACGCTGCTCCTTTTGGATTGAAAGGAGTCaattgaggtggtttgggcatctgatAAGGATGCCACTTCAGTGCCTCCCTAGGGAGGTATTCCAGGCAcagccagctgggaagaggccccggggaagacccaagactaggtggagagattatatctctgcactggcctggggacgccttgggatcccccaatcagagctggtagatgtggcccgggaaatgGAAGTTCAGGTCCCCTGCTAGAGCTGTTGCGACCCGACCCCAAATAAGCAATTAAAGATGgtattattttttccacagcTTTTAGTTTTGGTGAAGGGTTCGTACCACTGTTGAGTGTGACGTATAGGGAGACCACTTCTCTGGTGAAGGTGGGGGACACATTGAGAGGTCCAGTTCAGATCCAGAGAGGCGTCAGACAGGGGTGACCTATCTCTGGACAGCTGTACTCTAGCCATTGAACTGTTAGCGGTACCTGCAGtttagtctgtccatcccaaaAGAACCTCCTCTGGGGTTCTCACTAAGAttccttccctttttctccatcgaggggttttcattttttggggagtttttcctatGCCAATGCAAGGGTTtttggacagaggatgtcacgtGTGTACAAATGTGTAAATCTCTCCACTTGAGATTTCTGTTGTTTCTTCGCATTTTTATGAGCAGTAAATCTGTAaacgtttttcattcaaactgaacaaagagaagaaaagatcaaataaaaaatctctatccatctctgtctctcagATGACAGTgtgtctgctcctctcctcgtctcctctggtTCTCCAGTTAAAGTTTTCTTCCAGAACAAAACTACCAGAAACGCTCTGcacatcaggtgctcacacacacacacacacagacacacacacacacacacacacacacacacacacacacacacacagacagaccctGTTTCTACCGTTATTTATTAACACTATCTGACTGTCAGTGTTTAGATAATTCTCAGCATTTCGTTGTCAACATTTAGCTAACTGTCAGCAGGTATCTTACACCATTCTGTTCCTGTTCTCTTTCAGGACTGACCATCCAGAGACTCTTCAGACTTATAAGCCCCTGCATCCATCCCATCTTCCTACTCCACCCCCGCGCTCTTGGGACTCCTCCTCTGGACCCTCTAATACAGGCGGGGTCCGGTTCAACGCAGCTTGTCATAGCAACAGCTCAGACGGCCACCTAGATCGCATCAACCCCCTCGAGGACAGTGGTTTGATGGTCAGCGGAGAGACACTGCCGGAGAGACCAACAAGGGTGATTACCAGCAACGGGCTCACGGAGCGTACAGAGGTGGGccggtggagaggaggggggtacAGCGAGGTCCTGCTAGACTATGTGTGGGGAAAACAAAGGCAGCTGCAGCCCAACAGCCAGCATCTAATCCCATGCAACTACCAGCTGCTCTTCAATGGTTACTCCTCGCAACAGCCTCTAGAAGACCCCCCCACCTACCGCACCCACCTGGGGGACCAGCGCCGGGTCAGGGTGACACGAACCAAGTCCTGCGGCCCCTTCCTACCATTGCAGAAGGGTCAGGCAGATACCCAGGATTTTCCTCTGTCTGCTATTCAGCCAGACCCCCACCCCTACCTGCTGCCCCCCCGGCCACCACAGCTGCCCCCTGTTCAGGACGTACAGCTGGAAGAGACCACCAGGAGCCTCCACAAGACCCTTGCCCTGGAAGGTAGGCACCATCCAATGCTGCTCCATCAGAGCTAAGAAACACCTGAAAGAAAACA
This sequence is a window from Pungitius pungitius chromosome 1, fPunPun2.1, whole genome shotgun sequence. Protein-coding genes within it:
- the ccdc120a gene encoding coiled-coil domain-containing protein 120, yielding MEVKGQFISTPDPSTCPDRKYKERMAELQERRRGLQALLSTRVAELKRVCLQEAELTGALPSDFPLEAGEKPPSVPRRRGTSRQANRKCQTEEEYSQRSKSKKTLFSGALRKHSDPEHNTHTHHGKRTVHRGCHTDDTVRSESSSTSDSTGLENDDSVSAPLLVSSGSPVKVFFQNKTTRNALHIRTDHPETLQTYKPLHPSHLPTPPPRSWDSSSGPSNTGGVRFNAACHSNSSDGHLDRINPLEDSGLMVSGETLPERPTRVITSNGLTERTEVGRWRGGGYSEVLLDYVWGKQRQLQPNSQHLIPCNYQLLFNGYSSQQPLEDPPTYRTHLGDQRRVRVTRTKSCGPFLPLQKGQADTQDFPLSAIQPDPHPYLLPPRPPQLPPVQDVQLEETTRSLHKTLALEGLRDWYLRNTKGSAHKNLANGKMSAGAIDQVGGGGALQSNLRNQAVFQQSTYWTEKSQHHTMAHSSTFHGQPLQGRSMEAPLYHNSFPPHTQEDQPSPGTLV